One Solanum pennellii chromosome 9, SPENNV200 DNA segment encodes these proteins:
- the LOC107031468 gene encoding uncharacterized protein LOC107031468 isoform X4 yields the protein MATSEILQTEQDLLMMSSLFDDSKGQNVKSRGFDIEKKIEFLESLAGKVSNRRTRRWLNDRLLMELVPRLNAEEIRGLFAPPPFGDDVPLSVFCMTNVEEWDKFRNIDMDKEASIMDALEGKTSKRKSCVDNDKVAVLTAWHRVDCRTRDAIRRNFLPELVNNYEQCIRAFVKDSDRDVLVLRVQDPFQRLLLHGVCEVDAFTDTAFKGNPAAVCLLEEEKDDKWLQSVAAEFNLSETCYLIPLIEPANTNPRFGLRWFTPVDEVDLCGHATLAAAHFLFSYGLVKTDTIEFSTRSGILIAKRVPEPKASNSQDDWPTGYSIELDFPVVQVAETNFNDVLAISKSLNGASVVEINETSMGDHFILLPSGEEVFECQPQIDLIQNCPGRGIIITGPAPQGSGFDFYSRFFCPKFGINEDPVCGSAHCALAPYWRKKLGKCDFVALAASPRGGVVKLHLDDEKQRVFLRGKAVAVMEGSLLV from the exons ATGGCAACCTCTGAGATTTTGCAGACCGAACAAGATCTTCTCATGATGTCTTCCCTTTTTGATGATTCCAAAG GACAAAATGTGAAGTCCCGAGGGTTTGACATCGAGAAAAAGATCGAGTTTCTTGAAAGCTTGGCTGGAAAA GTCAGCAACAGAAGAACTCGCAGATGGTTGAACGATCGTCTTTTAATGGAACTTGTTCCTCGTTTAAATGCAGAAGAAATTAGGGGCTTGTTTGCCCCACCACCTTTTG GTGATGATGTGCCACTCTCAGTATTTTGCATGACAAATGTGGAGGAATGGGACAAATTCAGGAATATAGACATGGATAAAGAG GCTTCCATAATGGATGCTCTTGAAGGCAAAACATCAAAGCGAAAGAGTTGTGTGGATAATGATAAGGTTGCAGTGTTGACTGCATGGCATAGAGTGGATTGTCGAACAAGAGATGCAATTAGGCGCAACTTTCTTCCTGAATTGGTCAACAACTATGAG CAATGTATACGAGCATTTGTGAAGGATAGTGATCGAGATGTGCTGGTGCTACGTGTTCAAGACCCCTTCCAGCGATTATTGCTGCATGGTGTTTGTGAG GTGGATGCCTTCACTGACACAGCATTCAAAGGGAACCCAGCTGCTGTTTGCTTATTGGAAGAAGAGAAAGATGATAAATGGTTACAATCTGTTGCTGCTGAGTTTAATCTCTCTGAAACTTGTTATCTCATTCCGCTCATTGAACCTGCTAACACAAACCCCAGATTTGGTCTTCGTTGGTTCACTCCTGTTGACGAG gTCGATTTATGTGGGCATGCAACGCTAGCAGCTGCACACTTTCTATTTTCGTATGGCCTGGTTAAAACTGATACTATTGAGTTTTCAACAAGATCAGGAATTTTAATTGCCAAAAGAGTACCAGAACCAAAAGCTTCAAATTCTCAGGACGATTGGCCAACTGGTTACTCAATTGAATTGGATTTTCCTGTTGTCCAAGTAGCCGAGACCAATTTTAATGATGTTCTTGCAATTTCAAAGAGCTTGAATGGCGCATCTGTGGTTGAGATCAATGAGACATCAATGGGTGATCATTTT attttGCTCCCATCAGGGGAAGAAGTGTTCGAATGCCAACCTCAGATTGATCTTATACAAAACTGCCCAGGCAGAGGAATAATCATAACCGGACCTGCTCCACAGGGTTCCGGCTTTGATTTCTATAGCCGTTTCTTCTGCCCAAAGTTTGGAATCAATGAG GATCCTGTTTGTGGAAGTGCTCATTGTGCCTTGGCTCCTTATTGGCGCAAAAAGCTTGGCAAATGTGACTTTGTTGCTTTAGCG GCCTCACCTAGAGGTGGCGTCGTGAAACTGCATCTAGACGATGAGAAGCAGAGGGTATTTCTGAGAGGGAAAGCTGTGGCAGTCATGGAAGGTTCTCTTCTAGTCTAA
- the LOC107031468 gene encoding uncharacterized protein LOC107031468 isoform X2, with product MATSEILQTEQDLLMMSSLFDDSKGQNVKSRGFDIEKKIEFLESLAGKVSNRRTRRWLNDRLLMELVPRLNAEEIRGLFAPPPFGDDVPLSVFCMTNVEEWDKFRNIDMDKEASIMDALEGKTSKRKSCVDNDKVAVLTAWHRVDCRTRDAIRRNFLPELVNNYEQCIRAFVKDSDRDVLVLRVQDPFQRLLLHGVCEFYNLISVTTSETEGNKAVKMTRITKKKAGSTDLPNITLCDFLKMAKEGSW from the exons ATGGCAACCTCTGAGATTTTGCAGACCGAACAAGATCTTCTCATGATGTCTTCCCTTTTTGATGATTCCAAAG GACAAAATGTGAAGTCCCGAGGGTTTGACATCGAGAAAAAGATCGAGTTTCTTGAAAGCTTGGCTGGAAAA GTCAGCAACAGAAGAACTCGCAGATGGTTGAACGATCGTCTTTTAATGGAACTTGTTCCTCGTTTAAATGCAGAAGAAATTAGGGGCTTGTTTGCCCCACCACCTTTTG GTGATGATGTGCCACTCTCAGTATTTTGCATGACAAATGTGGAGGAATGGGACAAATTCAGGAATATAGACATGGATAAAGAG GCTTCCATAATGGATGCTCTTGAAGGCAAAACATCAAAGCGAAAGAGTTGTGTGGATAATGATAAGGTTGCAGTGTTGACTGCATGGCATAGAGTGGATTGTCGAACAAGAGATGCAATTAGGCGCAACTTTCTTCCTGAATTGGTCAACAACTATGAG CAATGTATACGAGCATTTGTGAAGGATAGTGATCGAGATGTGCTGGTGCTACGTGTTCAAGACCCCTTCCAGCGATTATTGCTGCATGGTGTTTGTGAG TTCTACAACCTGATATCTGTAACAACCTCCGAAACAGAAGGTAACAAGGCTGTGAAAATGACTAGGATAACGAAGAAGAAAGCTGGTTCAACTGATCTTCCAAACATAACACTCTGCGACTTTCTgaagatggcaaaagaagggaGTTGGTGA
- the LOC107031468 gene encoding uncharacterized protein LOC107031468 isoform X3: MIPKVSNRRTRRWLNDRLLMELVPRLNAEEIRGLFAPPPFGDDVPLSVFCMTNVEEWDKFRNIDMDKEASIMDALEGKTSKRKSCVDNDKVAVLTAWHRVDCRTRDAIRRNFLPELVNNYEQCIRAFVKDSDRDVLVLRVQDPFQRLLLHGVCEFYNLISVTTSETEGNKAVKMTRITKKKAGSTDLPNITLCDFLKMAKEGSW; this comes from the exons ATGATTCCAAAG GTCAGCAACAGAAGAACTCGCAGATGGTTGAACGATCGTCTTTTAATGGAACTTGTTCCTCGTTTAAATGCAGAAGAAATTAGGGGCTTGTTTGCCCCACCACCTTTTG GTGATGATGTGCCACTCTCAGTATTTTGCATGACAAATGTGGAGGAATGGGACAAATTCAGGAATATAGACATGGATAAAGAG GCTTCCATAATGGATGCTCTTGAAGGCAAAACATCAAAGCGAAAGAGTTGTGTGGATAATGATAAGGTTGCAGTGTTGACTGCATGGCATAGAGTGGATTGTCGAACAAGAGATGCAATTAGGCGCAACTTTCTTCCTGAATTGGTCAACAACTATGAG CAATGTATACGAGCATTTGTGAAGGATAGTGATCGAGATGTGCTGGTGCTACGTGTTCAAGACCCCTTCCAGCGATTATTGCTGCATGGTGTTTGTGAG TTCTACAACCTGATATCTGTAACAACCTCCGAAACAGAAGGTAACAAGGCTGTGAAAATGACTAGGATAACGAAGAAGAAAGCTGGTTCAACTGATCTTCCAAACATAACACTCTGCGACTTTCTgaagatggcaaaagaagggaGTTGGTGA
- the LOC107031468 gene encoding uncharacterized protein LOC107031468 isoform X1 produces the protein MGKKLVKYCVVDAFTDTAFKGNPAAVCLLEEEKDDKWLQSVAAEFNLSETCYLIPLIEPANTNPRFGLRWFTPVDEVDLCGHATLAAAHFLFSYGLVKTDTIEFSTRSGILIAKRVPEPKASNSQDDWPTGYSIELDFPVVQVAETNFNDVLAISKSLNGASVVEINETSMGDHFILLPSGEEVFECQPQIDLIQNCPGRGIIITGPAPQGSGFDFYSRFFCPKFGINEDPVCGSAHCALAPYWRKKLGKCDFVALAASPRGGVVKLHLDDEKQRVFLRGKAVAVMEGSLLV, from the exons ATGGGCAAGAAATTAGTGAAATACTGTGTG GTGGATGCCTTCACTGACACAGCATTCAAAGGGAACCCAGCTGCTGTTTGCTTATTGGAAGAAGAGAAAGATGATAAATGGTTACAATCTGTTGCTGCTGAGTTTAATCTCTCTGAAACTTGTTATCTCATTCCGCTCATTGAACCTGCTAACACAAACCCCAGATTTGGTCTTCGTTGGTTCACTCCTGTTGACGAG gTCGATTTATGTGGGCATGCAACGCTAGCAGCTGCACACTTTCTATTTTCGTATGGCCTGGTTAAAACTGATACTATTGAGTTTTCAACAAGATCAGGAATTTTAATTGCCAAAAGAGTACCAGAACCAAAAGCTTCAAATTCTCAGGACGATTGGCCAACTGGTTACTCAATTGAATTGGATTTTCCTGTTGTCCAAGTAGCCGAGACCAATTTTAATGATGTTCTTGCAATTTCAAAGAGCTTGAATGGCGCATCTGTGGTTGAGATCAATGAGACATCAATGGGTGATCATTTT attttGCTCCCATCAGGGGAAGAAGTGTTCGAATGCCAACCTCAGATTGATCTTATACAAAACTGCCCAGGCAGAGGAATAATCATAACCGGACCTGCTCCACAGGGTTCCGGCTTTGATTTCTATAGCCGTTTCTTCTGCCCAAAGTTTGGAATCAATGAG GATCCTGTTTGTGGAAGTGCTCATTGTGCCTTGGCTCCTTATTGGCGCAAAAAGCTTGGCAAATGTGACTTTGTTGCTTTAGCG GCCTCACCTAGAGGTGGCGTCGTGAAACTGCATCTAGACGATGAGAAGCAGAGGGTATTTCTGAGAGGGAAAGCTGTGGCAGTCATGGAAGGTTCTCTTCTAGTCTAA